A portion of the Doryrhamphus excisus isolate RoL2022-K1 chromosome 20, RoL_Dexc_1.0, whole genome shotgun sequence genome contains these proteins:
- the LOC131107789 gene encoding annexin A11-like isoform X1, with product MSYPGYPPQAGGYPPQPGSYPPQAGGYPPQPGAYPPQAGAGYPPQAGGYPPQAGGYPPQAGGYPPQAGGYPPQAGGYPPQAGGYPPQAGGYPPQAGGYPPAPPTGGWGGGPTGGYPSIGMDNLTNPGYNAGMANQMCHGLGCFSPNPSVYPYIPGGYPPAYHPGGYGAPYPNQQSYGLYPQPGGTMPPPQGPGMGYPGQPMPGYPRAPSPNPTMPGYGGAPAPMPGYPKVPSPNPSMPAYGGGSMPIAAPISKGFRGTIKDFPGADPLKDVEVLRKAMKGFGTDEQAIIDLLGSRSNKQRVPLLRAYKTSYGKDLIKDLHSELSGDFRKLVMATLKSPAEFDASEIHCAIKGAGTDEACLIEILSSRSNAEIKEISRIYKTEYKKSMEDAISSDTSGHFRRLLISLAQGNRDERQNVDLSLAKQDAQALYAAGENKLGTDESKFNAILCARSKPHLRTVFLEYQKMCGRDIEKSIGREMSGDLENGMLAVVKCIKNTPAYFAERLYKAMKGAGTKDTTLIRIMVSRSEVDMLDIRQEYVRNYGKSLYTHISGDTSGDYKKLLLKLCGGSD from the exons ATGAGCTACCCCGGGTACCCTCCTCAGGCCGGCGGTTACCCCCCGCAACCTGGTTCTTACCCACCCCAAGCAGGGGGCTACCCACCTCAACCTGGTGCCTACCCCCCTCAGGCAGGAGCAGGATACCCCCCTCAGGCAGGGGGTTATCCACCCCAGGCAGGGGGCTACCCACCCCAGGCAGGGGGCTACCCACCCCAGGCAGGGGGCTACCCACCCCAGGCTGGGGGCTACCCACCTCAGGCTGGAGGCTACCCACCTCAGGCTGGAGGCTACCCACCCCAGGCTGGAGGCTACCCACCGGCACCGCCAACAG GCGGCTGGGGAGGTGGGCCTACTGGCGGATATCCCTCCATAGGTATGGACAACCTCACCAACCCGGGATACAACGCTGGCATG GCCAACCAGATGTGCCACGGCTTAGGGTGTTTTTCTCCAAACCCGTCCGTGTACCCCTACATCCCAGGGGGGTACCCACCTGCCTACCATCCAGGCGGGTACGGTGCCCCATACCCTAACCAACAGTCATATGGCCTGTACCCACAGCCAGGAGGAACCATGCCCCCGCCCCAAGGTCCAGGGATGGGCTACCCAGGCCAGCCTATGCCCGGTTACCCCCGTGCACCATCTCCCAACCCCACAATGCCCGGCTACGGGGGAGCACCAGCACCTATGCCAGGGTACCCCAAGGTTCCCTCGCCAAATCCGTCCATGCCAGCCTATGGAGGCGGATCCATGCCGATTGCCGCGCCCATCAGT AAAGGATTCAGGGGGACAATCAAGGACTTTCCTGGAGCGGATCCTCTGAAAGATGTGGAGGTCCTGAGGAAGGCCATGAAGGGCTTTG GTACTGATGAGCAGGCCATCATCGATCTGCTGGGGAGTCGCTCCAACAAGCAGCGCGTACCTTTGCTCCGTGCCTACAAAACCTCCTACGGGAAG GATCTGATTAAGGATCTACATTCAGAGCTGTCTGGCGACTTCAGGAAGCTGGTCATGGCCACGTTGAAGAGCCCCGCTGAGTTTGACGCCTCTGAGATCCATTGTGCCATCAAG GGTGCTGGAACCGATGAAGCATGTCTGATAGAGATCCTGTCGTCTCGCTCCAACGCCGAAATCAAGGAAATAAGCCGTATTTACAAAACAG AATACAAGAAGTCTATGGAAGATGCCATCAGCAGCGACACGTCAGGACACTTCCGTAGACTCCTCATCTCTCTAGCTCAG GGCAACCGTGACGAAAGACAAAATGTCGACCTTTCGCTGGCTAAACAAGATGCTCAG GCTCTCTACGCTGCTGGGGAGAACAAGCTGGGAACGGACGAGTCCAAATTTAATGCCATCTTATGCGCCAGGAGCAAACCTCATCTCAGGACGG TTTTTCTTGAGTACCAGAAGATGTGTGGCAGGGATATTGAGAAGAGCATCGGCAGGGAGATGTCAGGAGACCTGGAGAACGGCATGTTGGCCGTGG TGAAGTGTATCAAGAACACGCCTGCCTATTTTGCTGAGAGACTTTACAAAGCCATGAAG gGAGCTGGTACCAAAGACACCACTCTCATCCGAATCATGGTGTCCCGCTCGGAGGTGGACATGCTGGACATCCGCCAGGAGTATGTGAGAAACTACGGCAAGTCGCTGTACACGCACATCTCT GGCGACACCTCAGGAGACTACAAGAAGCTCCTACTGAAGCTGTGCGGTGGGAGTGACTGA
- the LOC131107789 gene encoding annexin A11-like isoform X2, whose product MSYPGYPPQAGGYPPQPGSYPPQAGGYPPQPGAYPPQAGAGYPPQAGGYPPQAGGYPPQAGGYPPQAGGYPPQAGGYPPQAGGYPPQAGGYPPQAGGYPPAPPTGGWGGGPTGGYPSIGMDNLTNPGYNAGMPGGTMPPPQGPGMGYPGQPMPGYPRAPSPNPTMPGYGGAPAPMPGYPKVPSPNPSMPAYGGGSMPIAAPISKGFRGTIKDFPGADPLKDVEVLRKAMKGFGTDEQAIIDLLGSRSNKQRVPLLRAYKTSYGKDLIKDLHSELSGDFRKLVMATLKSPAEFDASEIHCAIKGAGTDEACLIEILSSRSNAEIKEISRIYKTEYKKSMEDAISSDTSGHFRRLLISLAQGNRDERQNVDLSLAKQDAQALYAAGENKLGTDESKFNAILCARSKPHLRTVFLEYQKMCGRDIEKSIGREMSGDLENGMLAVVKCIKNTPAYFAERLYKAMKGAGTKDTTLIRIMVSRSEVDMLDIRQEYVRNYGKSLYTHISGDTSGDYKKLLLKLCGGSD is encoded by the exons ATGAGCTACCCCGGGTACCCTCCTCAGGCCGGCGGTTACCCCCCGCAACCTGGTTCTTACCCACCCCAAGCAGGGGGCTACCCACCTCAACCTGGTGCCTACCCCCCTCAGGCAGGAGCAGGATACCCCCCTCAGGCAGGGGGTTATCCACCCCAGGCAGGGGGCTACCCACCCCAGGCAGGGGGCTACCCACCCCAGGCAGGGGGCTACCCACCCCAGGCTGGGGGCTACCCACCTCAGGCTGGAGGCTACCCACCTCAGGCTGGAGGCTACCCACCCCAGGCTGGAGGCTACCCACCGGCACCGCCAACAG GCGGCTGGGGAGGTGGGCCTACTGGCGGATATCCCTCCATAGGTATGGACAACCTCACCAACCCGGGATACAACGCTGGCATG CCAGGAGGAACCATGCCCCCGCCCCAAGGTCCAGGGATGGGCTACCCAGGCCAGCCTATGCCCGGTTACCCCCGTGCACCATCTCCCAACCCCACAATGCCCGGCTACGGGGGAGCACCAGCACCTATGCCAGGGTACCCCAAGGTTCCCTCGCCAAATCCGTCCATGCCAGCCTATGGAGGCGGATCCATGCCGATTGCCGCGCCCATCAGT AAAGGATTCAGGGGGACAATCAAGGACTTTCCTGGAGCGGATCCTCTGAAAGATGTGGAGGTCCTGAGGAAGGCCATGAAGGGCTTTG GTACTGATGAGCAGGCCATCATCGATCTGCTGGGGAGTCGCTCCAACAAGCAGCGCGTACCTTTGCTCCGTGCCTACAAAACCTCCTACGGGAAG GATCTGATTAAGGATCTACATTCAGAGCTGTCTGGCGACTTCAGGAAGCTGGTCATGGCCACGTTGAAGAGCCCCGCTGAGTTTGACGCCTCTGAGATCCATTGTGCCATCAAG GGTGCTGGAACCGATGAAGCATGTCTGATAGAGATCCTGTCGTCTCGCTCCAACGCCGAAATCAAGGAAATAAGCCGTATTTACAAAACAG AATACAAGAAGTCTATGGAAGATGCCATCAGCAGCGACACGTCAGGACACTTCCGTAGACTCCTCATCTCTCTAGCTCAG GGCAACCGTGACGAAAGACAAAATGTCGACCTTTCGCTGGCTAAACAAGATGCTCAG GCTCTCTACGCTGCTGGGGAGAACAAGCTGGGAACGGACGAGTCCAAATTTAATGCCATCTTATGCGCCAGGAGCAAACCTCATCTCAGGACGG TTTTTCTTGAGTACCAGAAGATGTGTGGCAGGGATATTGAGAAGAGCATCGGCAGGGAGATGTCAGGAGACCTGGAGAACGGCATGTTGGCCGTGG TGAAGTGTATCAAGAACACGCCTGCCTATTTTGCTGAGAGACTTTACAAAGCCATGAAG gGAGCTGGTACCAAAGACACCACTCTCATCCGAATCATGGTGTCCCGCTCGGAGGTGGACATGCTGGACATCCGCCAGGAGTATGTGAGAAACTACGGCAAGTCGCTGTACACGCACATCTCT GGCGACACCTCAGGAGACTACAAGAAGCTCCTACTGAAGCTGTGCGGTGGGAGTGACTGA